From Vibrio splendidus, a single genomic window includes:
- the serC gene encoding 3-phosphoserine/phosphohydroxythreonine transaminase, with the protein MELTLDNVFNFSAGPAALPKPVMKQAQADFIDWNGLGTSVMEISHRSKEFIQVADESEQDLRDLLNIPDNYKVLFCQGGARAQFAAVPLNLLGDGTKATYIDAGYWAESAVTEASKYCEIDVFNAKTSIDGKAAVVPAKDWKIDPEAAYVHFCPNETIDGIEISELPQTDKPIVADMSSNILSRKIDVSQYGVIYAGAQKNIGPAGICIAIVRDDLLELANEVLPSILNYKVLAEKDSMFNTPPTYAWYLSGLVFKWLKAQGGVETMELVNKEKAALLYNAIDSSAFYKNDVHTANRSRMNVPFQLAKPELDSKFLELADAAGLKSLKGHRAVGGMRASLYNAMSLEGVQALVSFMKDFEEKYA; encoded by the coding sequence ATGGAACTTACATTAGATAACGTATTCAACTTTAGTGCTGGCCCAGCGGCACTGCCTAAACCGGTAATGAAACAAGCGCAAGCAGACTTCATTGATTGGAATGGTTTAGGCACTTCCGTTATGGAAATCAGCCATCGCAGCAAAGAGTTTATTCAAGTTGCCGATGAGTCTGAGCAAGACCTACGTGATCTTCTGAACATCCCAGACAACTATAAAGTTCTTTTCTGTCAGGGGGGAGCTCGTGCTCAATTCGCTGCTGTTCCTCTAAACCTTCTTGGTGACGGGACGAAAGCGACTTACATTGATGCGGGTTACTGGGCAGAAAGCGCAGTGACTGAAGCGAGCAAATATTGCGAAATCGATGTATTTAACGCGAAGACATCTATTGATGGCAAAGCGGCGGTTGTTCCGGCTAAAGATTGGAAAATCGACCCTGAAGCGGCATACGTGCACTTTTGTCCAAACGAAACCATCGATGGCATTGAAATCAGTGAGCTTCCTCAAACGGATAAGCCAATCGTCGCGGATATGTCATCTAACATTCTGTCTCGTAAGATCGATGTGTCTCAGTACGGTGTTATCTACGCGGGTGCTCAAAAGAATATCGGCCCAGCGGGTATCTGCATTGCTATCGTACGTGATGATCTACTAGAACTAGCAAACGAAGTATTGCCGAGTATTCTGAACTACAAAGTACTTGCTGAAAAAGACTCAATGTTCAACACTCCGCCAACGTACGCTTGGTACCTATCAGGCCTTGTATTCAAGTGGCTGAAAGCTCAAGGTGGCGTTGAAACGATGGAGTTGGTGAACAAGGAGAAAGCGGCGTTGCTTTATAATGCAATTGATAGCTCTGCTTTCTACAAAAACGATGTTCACACCGCAAACCGTTCAAGAATGAACGTACCTTTCCAGTTGGCGAAACCCGAGCTAGACAGCAAGTTCTTAGAGCTGGCTGATGCTGCGGGTCTGAAATCGTTAAAAGGTCACCGAGCGGTGGGTGGAATGAGAGCTTCACTTTACAATGCGATGTCTCTGGAAGGCGTTCAGGCACTAGTTAGCTTTATGAAAGACTTCGAAGAGAAATACGCTTAA
- a CDS encoding outer membrane beta-barrel protein — translation MSKWKLSLVPVVFMFSPSLWADTNAVDILDYDHVYATAHSGSLNEDAGGNNNASSYGLGVSYVMTDDWLLLGDYSARFIHPDDTTTRIDTLMPGVGYRYSIKKDLDIVAYYLLGITKGEVEDNDTNRTESSDTEFIQGIKAELNYGFAKRWIANGSVQANRSDLFDEEIYHLGLRYLVTNKFAIGGSYQHRDGEGKIRSERTNELGVEFFLEY, via the coding sequence ATGTCGAAGTGGAAGCTTAGTTTGGTACCTGTAGTTTTTATGTTTTCTCCAAGTTTGTGGGCGGACACTAACGCGGTGGATATTCTTGATTATGACCATGTTTATGCCACCGCGCATTCGGGCAGTTTAAATGAAGATGCAGGTGGCAATAATAATGCCTCATCGTATGGATTAGGCGTCAGTTACGTGATGACGGATGATTGGTTGTTGTTGGGCGACTACAGTGCGCGCTTTATTCACCCGGATGACACGACAACTCGAATTGATACGCTTATGCCAGGTGTTGGTTACCGTTACAGCATTAAGAAAGATTTAGATATAGTGGCTTACTACCTGCTTGGTATCACTAAGGGGGAGGTGGAAGATAACGATACCAACCGAACTGAGTCTTCAGATACCGAGTTTATCCAAGGGATTAAAGCCGAACTTAACTATGGCTTCGCCAAACGCTGGATTGCGAACGGTAGTGTGCAAGCAAATCGCAGTGACCTGTTTGATGAAGAGATCTATCACCTAGGTTTACGCTATCTGGTGACCAACAAGTTTGCGATTGGTGGCTCTTATCAACACCGAGATGGCGAAGGTAAGATTCGTAGTGAGCGTACTAACGAGCTAGGTGTAGAGTTCTTCTTAGAGTACTAA
- a CDS encoding ATP-binding protein, producing MNQYAVICLDNNPVSIERIRSELAPLASVFDIYTAENIEDAHHALEDIHDHHQTVALVITHHHSGFNGVQFLIELEQLPHSNTARTILVSASSDIQSILTAVNEGRLNHCLTKPVQDQVLFKSAQKELTSFVIQYDSENLLSYSDALDQQRLFRAHIEQKIHSFQSGFIHDYHQLSDNALAERVVSALQDVFSKDDKTKAIRDYSPEHLLTVEGEDNRFLWLIIEGEAALYKKDELGQQREVVRHSKGNIVGGMSFVTGEPSFSTAITLTQTRVIKLDKDSFAQVMHSNNTLLPLFTNLLLRHFNRRLQRSITNKIKLQQTLESLESAHQQLIEKEKMAMLGQLVAGVAHELNNPIAAILRSIETLSEHLDQILENSSLPESNKGTDVLAHSKLAKPLSTAQERQLVKHLTSTIDDRALAKKAVRLNLSQDSAVLDTLKYSPVAGKELLNDLEHYHYVGNSIRSIQVCSKRIADMVKSLKSYAREDEEVRHYADIHEGLEDTLVIFENRLKHHQLEKHYDTELPPLLCQSLSLQQVWTNLISNALDALSERGKVSITTSQQTQGDDTFLVVEISDTGHGIAKEDISTIFNPNFTTKKEGNFGLGIGLSISQQIVSAHQGFILVESEVGSHTHMQVWLPFKQEGAPHE from the coding sequence GTGAATCAATACGCTGTTATCTGTTTGGACAATAATCCGGTTAGCATTGAAAGAATACGTTCGGAGCTGGCTCCGTTAGCTTCTGTATTCGATATTTATACTGCCGAGAACATAGAAGACGCGCATCACGCATTAGAAGATATCCATGATCACCACCAAACCGTTGCTTTAGTGATCACTCATCATCATTCTGGATTTAATGGTGTGCAATTTCTTATTGAACTGGAACAGCTGCCCCATAGTAATACCGCAAGAACGATATTAGTCAGCGCTTCGTCAGACATTCAATCCATTCTGACCGCGGTGAATGAAGGCCGGCTCAATCACTGCCTAACCAAACCCGTTCAAGATCAAGTTCTATTCAAATCGGCGCAAAAAGAACTGACCTCTTTTGTTATCCAATACGACTCCGAAAACCTGTTATCTTATAGTGATGCGTTGGATCAACAGCGCTTATTCAGAGCGCACATCGAGCAAAAGATTCATTCTTTTCAATCGGGGTTCATTCACGACTACCACCAGCTTTCTGACAATGCCCTTGCGGAGCGTGTCGTCAGTGCATTACAAGATGTATTTTCAAAAGATGACAAAACCAAGGCCATTCGAGACTACTCACCCGAACATCTCCTCACTGTAGAAGGTGAAGACAATCGCTTTTTATGGCTGATCATTGAGGGTGAAGCCGCTCTCTATAAAAAAGATGAGTTGGGGCAACAACGGGAAGTGGTACGACACTCTAAGGGCAACATTGTCGGCGGGATGTCATTTGTGACGGGTGAACCTTCATTCTCAACCGCGATAACCCTAACGCAAACACGAGTCATCAAGCTGGATAAAGATAGCTTTGCTCAAGTGATGCACTCAAACAATACCCTGCTGCCGTTATTCACCAACCTATTGCTCCGTCACTTTAACCGACGCTTACAAAGAAGCATCACCAATAAGATCAAGCTGCAGCAAACGCTCGAATCACTGGAATCTGCACATCAACAATTGATCGAGAAAGAGAAGATGGCGATGCTCGGGCAACTTGTCGCGGGCGTTGCTCATGAGTTGAACAACCCTATTGCCGCGATCTTACGAAGTATTGAAACCTTGTCTGAACATCTCGACCAGATACTCGAAAACTCGTCACTCCCAGAATCGAATAAAGGGACTGACGTGCTGGCGCATTCAAAGTTAGCCAAGCCACTATCAACGGCTCAAGAAAGACAACTCGTAAAGCACCTCACCTCTACTATCGATGATCGTGCGCTAGCCAAAAAAGCCGTGAGACTAAACCTAAGCCAAGACTCGGCGGTTCTAGACACCTTGAAATACTCCCCTGTCGCAGGCAAAGAGCTGCTCAATGACTTAGAGCATTACCACTATGTTGGAAACTCTATTCGCTCAATTCAAGTATGCAGCAAGCGTATTGCCGATATGGTTAAAAGCCTAAAAAGCTATGCCCGAGAAGATGAAGAGGTTCGCCACTACGCAGACATTCACGAAGGGCTTGAAGATACCTTAGTGATCTTTGAAAACAGACTCAAACATCACCAACTCGAAAAACATTACGACACCGAATTACCGCCTTTATTGTGCCAATCGCTCTCGCTACAACAAGTATGGACGAACCTGATCTCTAACGCACTCGATGCCCTTTCTGAACGAGGAAAAGTGTCAATCACTACCTCTCAACAGACGCAAGGTGACGACACATTTCTTGTAGTGGAAATCTCCGACACCGGCCATGGCATTGCGAAAGAAGACATCAGCACCATTTTCAACCCAAATTTCACGACCAAAAAAGAAGGCAATTTTGGTTTAGGAATTGGTTTATCTATTTCTCAACAAATCGTTTCGGCTCATCAAGGGTTTATTTTGGTGGAGTCTGAGGTAGGCAGCCATACACACATGCAAGTGTGGCTTCCATTCAAACAAGAAGGAGCACCTCATGAATAA
- a CDS encoding AraC family transcriptional regulator translates to MLTRQIDSHSGIINSNEMMVANPNSPALVKTIDMPKGYVDVMHQHTWHQVIFPLKGLLQTKTDHYQHLVPHTSALFVPAGIQHESIALSHTTFVGIYLNPAFGIKYEPQVRTITLTPFLNELLQEICRQCEGLVSNEEVSRLLSVLHDQIMKDNVQTYQLLLPEDRRLKLIFEALTETPTLDLSLKRWGEKVGASERTLSRLFSKEFNTSFQLWRQQIRLIYSLPLLDEELSIQSIADQVGYQNDSSYIKAFKASFNVTPQQFRLNGRRR, encoded by the coding sequence ATGCTAACCCGCCAAATAGATTCTCACTCCGGAATCATCAACTCAAATGAGATGATGGTCGCTAATCCTAATTCACCAGCGTTAGTGAAGACCATCGATATGCCCAAGGGCTACGTCGATGTAATGCACCAACATACGTGGCATCAAGTGATCTTCCCGCTCAAAGGCCTATTGCAAACGAAAACCGATCACTACCAGCATCTTGTGCCCCATACTTCTGCTTTGTTTGTGCCTGCAGGGATTCAACATGAATCTATCGCATTGAGCCATACGACGTTTGTCGGTATTTACCTTAATCCTGCCTTTGGGATCAAGTATGAGCCTCAAGTACGAACCATTACCCTGACGCCGTTTTTAAATGAGCTCTTGCAGGAAATTTGCAGACAGTGCGAAGGATTAGTGAGTAATGAAGAGGTATCTCGATTGCTTTCGGTATTGCACGATCAGATCATGAAAGACAACGTTCAGACCTACCAATTGTTGCTACCCGAAGACAGGCGTTTGAAGCTTATATTTGAAGCGCTGACAGAGACGCCAACGTTGGATTTGTCGCTAAAGAGATGGGGAGAGAAAGTCGGTGCATCAGAGCGAACCTTATCGCGCTTATTCTCAAAAGAGTTCAATACGTCATTTCAGTTATGGCGACAACAAATCCGCCTGATTTATTCGCTGCCTTTGTTGGACGAAGAACTCTCAATCCAAAGCATTGCCGACCAAGTCGGTTATCAAAACGACTCGTCCTACATCAAAGCATTCAAGGCTTCCTTCAATGTCACCCCGCAGCAGTTTCGCTTAAATGGTCGAAGAAGGTAA
- a CDS encoding amino acid aminotransferase — MFEKVLAAPADPILGLTEEFKKDSRAEKINLGVGIYKNEAGQTPVLKTVKKAEAALLESEKTKSYLTIEGTAEYGLAVQKLLFGSDAEIVTSQRAKTAQAPGGTGALRVAGEFIKRQLGDAKIWISNPTWANHNGVFAAAGIETAQYSYYNAETKDKDFSGMVADLEKASEGDIVLLHGCCHNPTGIDPTTDEWEVLAKLVAEKKLLPLFDFAYQGFAKGVEEDAAGLRIFAQYNKEILVASSFSKNFGLYNERVGAFTLVAESADVATTAFSQVKSIIRSIYSNPPAHGSAVVTHILGDADLRAEWEAEVAEMRDRIQEMRELFVTTLKSEGVDADFTFIERQNGMFSFSGLSKEQVTRLKDEFAIYIVGSGRISVAGMTKSNMDPLCKGLAAVL; from the coding sequence ATGTTTGAAAAAGTGTTAGCTGCTCCCGCCGATCCTATCCTCGGCCTTACTGAAGAGTTTAAAAAAGACTCTCGTGCAGAGAAAATCAACCTTGGTGTTGGCATCTACAAAAATGAAGCTGGCCAAACGCCTGTACTTAAAACAGTAAAGAAAGCAGAAGCTGCACTTCTTGAAAGCGAAAAAACCAAATCTTATCTGACAATTGAAGGTACAGCTGAGTACGGCCTAGCTGTTCAGAAGCTTCTTTTCGGTTCAGACGCAGAGATCGTAACGTCTCAACGCGCGAAAACTGCACAAGCTCCTGGTGGTACTGGTGCACTTCGCGTTGCTGGCGAATTCATCAAGCGCCAACTAGGCGATGCTAAAATCTGGATCAGTAACCCAACTTGGGCAAACCACAACGGCGTTTTCGCTGCCGCGGGTATCGAGACAGCTCAATACAGCTACTACAATGCTGAAACAAAAGACAAAGACTTCTCAGGCATGGTTGCTGACCTAGAGAAAGCTTCTGAAGGTGATATCGTTCTTCTTCACGGCTGCTGTCACAACCCAACAGGTATCGACCCAACAACTGACGAGTGGGAAGTGCTGGCTAAACTGGTTGCTGAGAAGAAACTGCTACCTCTATTCGATTTTGCTTACCAAGGTTTTGCAAAAGGCGTTGAAGAAGATGCAGCTGGTCTACGTATTTTTGCTCAATACAACAAAGAGATCCTTGTTGCTAGCTCATTCTCTAAGAACTTCGGCTTGTACAACGAGCGTGTGGGCGCATTCACTCTAGTTGCAGAATCTGCAGACGTAGCAACGACAGCGTTCTCTCAAGTTAAGAGCATCATCCGCTCTATCTACTCTAACCCACCAGCGCACGGTAGTGCTGTAGTAACTCACATCCTTGGTGATGCTGATCTACGTGCTGAATGGGAAGCGGAAGTGGCAGAAATGCGTGACCGTATCCAAGAGATGCGTGAGCTATTCGTAACAACATTGAAATCTGAAGGTGTTGATGCAGACTTTACATTCATCGAGCGCCAAAACGGCATGTTCTCGTTCTCTGGCCTAAGCAAAGAGCAAGTAACTCGCCTGAAAGACGAATTCGCTATCTACATTGTTGGTTCTGGCCGTATCAGTGTTGCTGGCATGACTAAGTCAAACATGGATCCTCTATGTAAAGGTCTTGCTGCGGTTCTTTAA
- a CDS encoding DUF294 nucleotidyltransferase-like domain-containing protein codes for MDAELLEIQNFLAQYPPFSELPEEILVKVTSSVEISYYRQDTPIIHFGDQIHDLYIVRSGEVEVYRRKGELYNRLDEGHVFGQMGLLTNNKVRFPVKATEDTLLYCIPEPIFQELYDNYDSFADFVEVEDNARLRQANSDSNDANDLSTSKVKTLLTSEAPMIEKTRTIQQAATMMAEDNVSSLLIIDPDIVEDDEDDSTPVIGIITDRDLCTRVLAEGLDPSDEVSSVMTPEVISLDHNAYVYEAMMTMLRYNVHHLPVLKDKKPIGIIEATDIVRYESQNSLLLVSSIFQQQSIEDLKVLSEQVKDSFVRLVNEDANAHMVGTAMSVIGRSFKQRIIELGEEKLGKAPIPYCFLALGSMGRDEQLLVTDQDNAIILDDTYDEKKHGKYFEELSTFICDGLDQCGYVYCTGDIMATNPTWRMTRRQWEECFADWIDDPNPKALLNASIFFDLDGVYGRLKWAEQLNSFIVRRARKNNRFLACLARNALNRTPPLGFFKDFVMEKDGRHNNSINLKRRGTAPLADLIRVHSLAVASRSKNSFERLDDIIDAGILPKGRAQDLKDAMEFISLVRIRHQAHDVDNNIEPDNNIEPENLSDFERRNLKDAFQILSNAQNFLKFRYQASNKFK; via the coding sequence ATGGATGCTGAGTTATTAGAGATTCAAAACTTTCTGGCACAATACCCCCCTTTCTCTGAACTTCCTGAAGAGATATTGGTGAAAGTGACCAGTAGTGTGGAAATTTCTTATTACCGCCAAGATACCCCTATCATTCACTTTGGTGATCAAATTCATGACCTCTATATCGTTCGAAGTGGTGAAGTCGAAGTCTATCGTCGTAAGGGTGAACTCTATAATCGCCTTGATGAAGGGCATGTGTTTGGACAAATGGGGTTGCTGACTAACAACAAAGTTCGCTTCCCAGTTAAAGCGACCGAAGATACCCTTCTCTACTGCATCCCTGAGCCGATTTTCCAAGAGCTCTACGACAACTATGATTCATTCGCCGACTTTGTCGAGGTGGAAGATAACGCGCGACTTCGCCAAGCAAACTCAGACAGCAATGACGCCAACGATTTATCGACATCCAAGGTCAAAACACTATTGACCAGCGAAGCGCCGATGATCGAGAAAACGCGCACCATCCAACAAGCTGCAACCATGATGGCAGAAGACAATGTCTCTTCTCTACTGATCATCGACCCTGATATTGTTGAAGATGATGAAGACGATTCAACACCAGTTATCGGCATCATTACCGATCGAGACTTATGTACTCGCGTTCTAGCCGAAGGCCTTGACCCGTCGGATGAAGTATCCAGTGTGATGACACCAGAGGTTATCTCACTCGACCACAATGCCTATGTATATGAAGCAATGATGACTATGCTTCGCTACAACGTGCACCACTTGCCAGTGCTTAAAGATAAGAAACCTATCGGTATTATCGAAGCGACCGATATTGTTCGCTACGAGTCTCAAAACTCGCTGTTATTGGTAAGCAGCATCTTCCAACAACAAAGCATTGAAGATCTTAAAGTACTTTCTGAACAAGTAAAAGACAGCTTCGTTCGCCTAGTAAACGAAGATGCCAACGCCCACATGGTTGGCACAGCTATGTCGGTAATTGGCCGTAGCTTTAAACAGCGTATTATCGAGCTTGGTGAAGAAAAATTGGGTAAAGCACCCATTCCCTATTGTTTCCTTGCACTCGGCTCGATGGGACGTGATGAGCAGTTGCTCGTTACTGACCAAGACAACGCCATTATTCTTGATGACACCTACGACGAGAAAAAGCACGGTAAATACTTTGAAGAGTTATCAACCTTCATTTGTGATGGCTTAGATCAGTGTGGCTACGTGTATTGTACTGGTGACATCATGGCCACCAACCCAACGTGGCGTATGACTCGTCGCCAATGGGAAGAGTGCTTTGCCGATTGGATTGATGATCCAAACCCGAAAGCGCTATTGAACGCTTCTATCTTCTTTGATTTAGACGGTGTCTACGGCCGCTTGAAATGGGCGGAACAACTGAACAGCTTTATTGTTCGCCGAGCACGTAAGAACAACCGTTTCTTAGCATGTCTTGCTCGTAATGCGCTTAACCGCACACCGCCACTTGGGTTCTTCAAAGATTTCGTTATGGAAAAAGATGGTCGTCATAACAACTCGATCAACCTTAAACGTCGTGGTACCGCACCACTTGCCGATCTAATTCGTGTTCACTCTTTGGCGGTAGCCTCTCGTTCGAAGAACTCATTCGAACGTTTGGATGACATTATCGACGCAGGTATTCTGCCAAAAGGCCGAGCTCAAGATTTGAAAGATGCGATGGAGTTTATCTCCTTAGTTCGTATTCGCCACCAGGCACACGATGTCGACAACAACATAGAACCGGATAACAACATTGAGCCAGAGAACCTATCTGACTTCGAGCGACGCAACCTAAAGGACGCATTCCAAATATTAAGTAATGCGCAGAACTTCCTTAAGTTCCGTTATCAAGCCAGCAATAAGTTTAAGTAG
- a CDS encoding MOSC domain-containing protein, translating into MKKLGLVNSVLVGKTVAFAHGANSAINKQVLPERQHATELGFTNDEQGDPRFHGGIQKALHIYPSEHYPVWQEELGDKIIFQSTGAFGENLSSSGITEHSICLKDKIRIGSTLLEVSQGRMPCWKLNVRFDQNDMARRLQDTLRTGWYFRVLEEGEIGAGDEIILCERPYPEWPLTRIMKAVFTGCLDKQELKELAELPLVESWGALIERRLETGKVEDWEMRLVGPTAE; encoded by the coding sequence ATGAAGAAGTTAGGCTTAGTAAATAGCGTATTGGTAGGTAAAACTGTTGCCTTTGCACACGGTGCAAATAGTGCCATCAACAAGCAGGTTTTACCTGAGCGTCAGCATGCCACAGAACTTGGTTTTACCAATGACGAACAAGGTGACCCTCGCTTTCACGGTGGTATTCAAAAAGCCCTTCATATCTACCCAAGCGAGCACTACCCAGTTTGGCAGGAAGAGCTAGGTGACAAAATCATCTTTCAATCTACAGGCGCATTTGGCGAGAACCTAAGCTCAAGCGGCATCACGGAACACTCCATTTGCTTGAAAGATAAGATTCGCATTGGTTCAACATTGTTGGAAGTCTCACAAGGGCGTATGCCGTGCTGGAAGCTGAATGTGAGATTCGATCAAAATGATATGGCAAGAAGACTGCAAGATACGCTAAGAACTGGCTGGTATTTCCGTGTATTGGAAGAAGGTGAGATCGGTGCTGGAGATGAGATCATTTTATGTGAAAGACCTTATCCAGAATGGCCGTTAACTCGAATCATGAAAGCGGTGTTTACAGGTTGTTTGGATAAACAAGAGCTTAAAGAATTGGCGGAGCTACCTTTAGTCGAATCTTGGGGAGCACTTATAGAGCGTCGCCTTGAAACTGGCAAAGTCGAAGATTGGGAAATGCGATTAGTTGGTCCGACAGCGGAGTAA
- a CDS encoding DUF945 family protein encodes MEQLRKIGAIGGAISLALCWPLAVGQIGQNAITDGVAKLNNSSIQAEIVEYDRGYLSSTVTTRVTVTDESLKEQLALDGLPSEFVINSAVSHGLVSLNALSTFENTDILPLTLTTSTELNGNTDFNFELSQFNHQGSEENGTSVSITKSNLSGHATVLGQVDYQLSIPSVQIDFETGEEVTLSNLKGIGSGQQAKGYWLGTQNFTIDSFLISDSAMQPFMTIENSKYDFESHLDEATKRLSSSLKLDVANIETNEGQLNNLNVDFEMSKLDSQSFEKIFEIYQANPVLTQEDVAEIIPFIDVLFAKGFDLSMNNMSLELGKGQFESKWLVSVPEGTENISSNPSMIVPALTGNIQSSFSNELVEEYPFIREGIDELIVMEMIKQTESGYEITADLENGNLVFENGQEIPLIALLMPAFVQ; translated from the coding sequence ATGGAACAGTTAAGAAAAATTGGTGCAATTGGCGGAGCAATTTCATTGGCACTTTGTTGGCCATTAGCGGTTGGGCAAATTGGACAAAATGCGATTACTGATGGCGTTGCAAAGCTTAACAATTCAAGCATTCAAGCTGAGATCGTGGAATACGATAGAGGTTACCTTTCTTCTACTGTAACCACTCGCGTAACTGTGACGGATGAGAGCTTGAAAGAGCAGCTTGCGCTCGATGGCTTACCAAGTGAGTTTGTCATTAATAGTGCAGTGAGCCATGGCTTAGTGAGCTTAAACGCGCTGTCGACGTTTGAGAATACTGACATTCTGCCTCTTACTCTGACTACCAGCACTGAACTAAACGGCAACACGGATTTCAACTTCGAGTTAAGCCAGTTCAATCACCAAGGCTCAGAAGAAAATGGTACCTCGGTATCTATCACGAAGTCGAATCTGTCTGGCCACGCCACTGTATTAGGGCAGGTTGATTACCAGCTTTCTATCCCATCGGTTCAAATTGATTTTGAAACGGGTGAAGAGGTGACACTCTCAAATCTAAAAGGTATTGGTTCAGGCCAACAAGCGAAAGGTTACTGGTTAGGCACGCAAAACTTTACTATTGATAGCTTCTTGATTTCAGATTCTGCAATGCAGCCATTCATGACCATCGAAAACTCTAAGTACGATTTTGAATCGCATCTAGATGAAGCGACTAAGCGCTTGAGCAGCAGTCTTAAGTTGGATGTCGCCAATATTGAGACCAACGAAGGCCAGTTGAACAATCTAAACGTCGATTTTGAAATGTCGAAACTGGACAGCCAGTCGTTTGAGAAAATCTTTGAAATTTACCAGGCGAACCCTGTTCTGACACAAGAAGATGTGGCTGAGATCATTCCGTTCATCGACGTACTGTTTGCTAAAGGCTTCGACCTTTCAATGAACAATATGTCGTTAGAATTAGGTAAAGGTCAGTTTGAATCTAAATGGTTGGTGAGCGTACCGGAAGGCACAGAAAACATCAGCAGTAACCCTTCAATGATTGTTCCTGCATTAACAGGTAATATTCAATCTAGCTTCTCAAATGAGCTTGTTGAAGAATACCCTTTTATCCGTGAAGGTATCGACGAATTGATCGTGATGGAAATGATCAAGCAAACAGAAAGTGGTTATGAAATCACGGCTGACCTAGAGAATGGAAATCTAGTGTTTGAAAATGGACAAGAAATTCCATTAATTGCACTGCTTATGCCGGCTTTTGTTCAATAA
- a CDS encoding 3'-5' exonuclease, producing the protein MNKLFRSPAVDWPFKFAQKLERARDERLKQFYSQPLPAPDTPLSEVTFLAVDFETTGLNPNKDGIITIGLVPFTLNRIYLRQAKHWTLRPKQKLEEDSVVIHGITHNDIIDAPDLSEVLDEILESLAGHIPVVHYRRIERDFLDNALKVRLGEGIEFPVLDTLEIESQIQNKLAGGLWNKLKGKKPASVRLGQSRRRYHLPDYTPHHALTDAIATAELLQAQIAHHFSPDMPVKDFWL; encoded by the coding sequence ATGAACAAACTATTCAGATCACCTGCGGTCGACTGGCCATTTAAGTTTGCTCAAAAGCTGGAACGAGCGAGAGACGAGCGCTTAAAGCAATTTTATAGCCAACCTCTTCCTGCACCTGATACGCCACTATCAGAAGTAACCTTCTTAGCTGTCGACTTTGAGACTACGGGTTTAAACCCAAACAAAGATGGCATCATTACCATTGGCCTTGTCCCGTTTACGCTTAATCGTATTTACTTACGACAAGCCAAACACTGGACACTGAGACCAAAGCAGAAATTAGAAGAAGACTCTGTAGTTATTCATGGCATCACTCACAACGACATCATTGACGCGCCAGACCTTAGCGAGGTGTTAGATGAGATATTAGAATCACTGGCGGGTCACATCCCAGTGGTTCATTACCGTCGTATCGAGCGTGATTTCTTGGATAACGCACTGAAAGTCAGATTAGGTGAAGGGATTGAGTTTCCGGTCCTCGACACGCTCGAGATTGAATCTCAAATCCAGAACAAACTGGCCGGCGGCTTATGGAATAAGCTAAAAGGCAAGAAGCCAGCGTCAGTGAGATTAGGACAGAGCCGCCGTCGGTACCACTTACCCGACTACACGCCGCATCATGCATTAACGGATGCAATTGCGACCGCAGAGTTACTACAAGCGCAGATTGCACATCATTTTAGCCCTGACATGCCGGTTAAAGATTTCTGGTTATAG